A window of the Cryomorphaceae bacterium genome harbors these coding sequences:
- a CDS encoding SDR family NAD(P)-dependent oxidoreductase: MKTVLVTGATAGIGEAIATIFARANYRVIITGRRKERLQKLQEQLEINYGAEILSLCFDVRNRNEVNHAFVSLSGDWKQVEILVNNAGLAMGRDTVDKAELDDWDTMIDTNFKGLLYITRALTPQMVERKSGHIFNIGSIAGKETYYQGNVYCATKHAVDSLTKAMRIDLLEHNIKVTGVCPGIVETEFSLVRYKGDAERAKKIYEGYHPLRPRDVAEVVFFAATRPPHVCLNDIVLTPTTQASSFYSRKNNP; the protein is encoded by the coding sequence ATGAAAACCGTACTGGTAACCGGTGCTACAGCCGGAATCGGAGAAGCCATTGCCACCATTTTTGCGCGTGCAAACTACCGCGTTATCATCACCGGAAGGAGAAAAGAGCGCTTGCAAAAATTGCAGGAACAGCTCGAAATAAACTATGGCGCTGAGATACTTTCTCTTTGTTTTGATGTGCGCAACCGCAACGAAGTAAACCATGCTTTTGTAAGCCTTTCAGGCGACTGGAAGCAGGTTGAGATACTCGTGAACAACGCGGGTCTGGCGATGGGGCGTGATACGGTTGACAAAGCCGAGCTCGACGATTGGGATACCATGATTGATACCAACTTCAAGGGTTTGCTTTACATCACCCGCGCACTTACACCTCAAATGGTTGAAAGAAAAAGTGGGCATATTTTCAACATCGGCTCCATAGCCGGGAAAGAAACCTACTACCAGGGAAACGTGTATTGCGCCACCAAGCACGCCGTAGATTCGCTCACCAAAGCCATGCGCATTGACCTGCTGGAGCACAACATCAAGGTTACCGGTGTTTGTCCCGGGATTGTAGAAACCGAATTTTCGTTGGTGCGATACAAAGGTGATGCAGAGCGTGCGAAGAAAATTTACGAAGGCTACCACCCTCTTCGTCCGCGGGATGTGGCCGAAGTAGTCTTTTTCGCAGCTACTCGTCCGCCACACGTGTGCCTGAATGACATTGTGCTTACGCCCACTACCCAGGCAAGTTCGTTTTACTCAAGAAAAAACAACCCGTAA